The following proteins come from a genomic window of Lolium rigidum isolate FL_2022 chromosome 5, APGP_CSIRO_Lrig_0.1, whole genome shotgun sequence:
- the LOC124652623 gene encoding uncharacterized protein LOC124652623 isoform X1, whose translation MYCDYFFSWQELTRTACNLAYTCKNGDWKASLNTNTTFRITVRLPLLPLSLPCDGGNHGDGGLFFDFVDWEKTKIKECSCGSAKKQKVSCSLTRTSSVSLLNTRVWLLLQMDALTFIPWGCTTARTSQTGPCASLQQIATSGARPLAGAQRVETGISEDKDGLLNLNIIQFTAGGVRLFPSTPRVP comes from the exons ATGTATTGTGACTATTTCTTCTCTTGGCAGGAGCTAACTAGAACTGCATGCAATTTGGCATACACTTGTAAAAATGGAGATTGGAAGGCATCACTGAACACAAACACCACTTTTAGAATTACTGTCAG GCTTCCACTTCTTCCGCTCTCGCTGCCGTGCGATGGCGGCAACCATGGTGACGGTGGCCTCTTCTTCGACTTCGTGGATTGG GAGAAGACCAAAATCAAGGAGTGCTCTTGTGGATCTGCAAAGAAGCAGAAGGTTTCTTGTAGTTTAACCAGAACCTCCAGCGTATCACTTTTAAAT ACGAGAGTGTGGTTGCTCTTGCAAATGGATGCCCTCACCTTCATTCCATGGGGATGTACTACTGCTAGAACATCCCAGACTGGGCCATGTGCTAGCTTGCAGCAAATAGCCACTTCTGGAGCAAGGCCATTAGCTGGGGCACAGAGAGTGGAAACAGGCATATCTGAGGACAAGGATGGGCTCTTGAACCTGAACATCATCCAGTTCACCGCAGGTGGTGTGCGACTCTTTCCCAGTACTCCACGCGTGCCTTGA
- the LOC124652623 gene encoding uncharacterized protein LOC124652623 isoform X2, giving the protein MYCDYFFSWQELTRTACNLAYTCKNGDWKASLNTNTTFRITVRLPLLPLSLPCDGGNHGDGGLFFDFVDWEKTKIKECSCGSAKKQKTRVWLLLQMDALTFIPWGCTTARTSQTGPCASLQQIATSGARPLAGAQRVETGISEDKDGLLNLNIIQFTAGGVRLFPSTPRVP; this is encoded by the exons ATGTATTGTGACTATTTCTTCTCTTGGCAGGAGCTAACTAGAACTGCATGCAATTTGGCATACACTTGTAAAAATGGAGATTGGAAGGCATCACTGAACACAAACACCACTTTTAGAATTACTGTCAG GCTTCCACTTCTTCCGCTCTCGCTGCCGTGCGATGGCGGCAACCATGGTGACGGTGGCCTCTTCTTCGACTTCGTGGATTGG GAGAAGACCAAAATCAAGGAGTGCTCTTGTGGATCTGCAAAGAAGCAGAAG ACGAGAGTGTGGTTGCTCTTGCAAATGGATGCCCTCACCTTCATTCCATGGGGATGTACTACTGCTAGAACATCCCAGACTGGGCCATGTGCTAGCTTGCAGCAAATAGCCACTTCTGGAGCAAGGCCATTAGCTGGGGCACAGAGAGTGGAAACAGGCATATCTGAGGACAAGGATGGGCTCTTGAACCTGAACATCATCCAGTTCACCGCAGGTGGTGTGCGACTCTTTCCCAGTACTCCACGCGTGCCTTGA